One genomic segment of Laspinema palackyanum D2c includes these proteins:
- the rimI gene encoding ribosomal protein S18-alanine N-acetyltransferase, with the protein MPDLLLNRLTPDLLESVVELDQRSLGGMWSFDAYQREFNSPNSDLLVLSVPSTPDSADSPDSPPVSPLVGIGCLWSILEEAHITVLAIHPDYWHQGFGQSLLYGLLACACQRGLEWATLEVRRSNQSALSLYQKFGFREVGFRKRYYKDTDEDALIFWLSGLHKPEFTDSLGQWEVMVRDRLGQSGWSLSVHL; encoded by the coding sequence GTGCCTGATCTATTACTCAACCGACTCACCCCCGACCTGTTAGAGTCTGTCGTGGAACTCGATCAGCGTTCTTTGGGCGGAATGTGGAGCTTTGATGCCTATCAGCGCGAGTTCAACAGTCCTAACAGTGATTTGCTGGTGTTATCGGTTCCCTCAACACCGGACTCTGCTGATTCCCCAGACTCTCCTCCTGTTTCTCCTCTGGTGGGCATCGGTTGCCTCTGGTCGATTCTGGAGGAAGCTCATATTACGGTTCTGGCGATTCATCCCGATTATTGGCATCAGGGGTTCGGTCAGTCTCTGCTCTATGGACTGTTGGCTTGTGCTTGTCAGCGCGGACTGGAATGGGCCACCCTGGAAGTGCGTCGCTCTAATCAATCGGCTTTGTCCCTGTACCAAAAGTTTGGCTTTAGAGAGGTGGGTTTTCGCAAACGGTACTATAAAGACACGGACGAAGATGCTCTAATTTTTTGGCTCTCCGGTTTGCATAAACCCGAATTCACGGACAGTTTAGGGCAGTGGGAAGTCATGGTGCGCGATCGCCTCGGACAATCCGGCTGGTCTTTATCCGTCCATCTTTAG
- the lysA gene encoding diaminopimelate decarboxylase, producing the protein MVSIQTQAVQKTGRQYLTQSSSATETRSPNQELLPLTARVNEADRLEIGGCDVVTLVEQFGSPLYIVDEDTLREGATQYRDLFARYYKGQSQVLYASKAWNCLAICAIVGQENLGIDVVSGGELYTALEAGLPPEKIYLHGNNKSKEELQIAVASRCTVVADNWQDLHQLVAIATETGQSAIRIMLRFTPGIECHTHEYIRTGHLDSKFGFDPDQIEEVFAFVQQHPVFNCIGLHAHIGSQIFERQPHRDLAGVMVQWLKQASAYQLPVTELNVGGGLGIRYTESDDPPSIEEWVKGVSEAITEACESQQVALPKLLCEPGRSLIGPACVTAYTVGAQKQVPGIRTYLSVDGGMSDNPRPITYQSVYRAVVANRMSAPLTETVTIAGKHCESGDIVIHQASLPKTESGDILVVMTTGAYNYSMASNYNRVPRPAAVLVKDGIANIILARETYEDLIRQDRLPERLAHLS; encoded by the coding sequence ATGGTATCCATTCAAACCCAGGCGGTTCAAAAAACAGGCCGTCAGTATCTAACTCAATCCAGTAGCGCCACTGAGACGCGATCGCCAAACCAAGAACTACTCCCCCTCACCGCCCGAGTCAACGAAGCCGATCGCCTAGAAATCGGCGGCTGTGATGTCGTTACCTTGGTCGAGCAGTTCGGTTCCCCCCTTTATATTGTGGACGAAGACACCCTCAGAGAAGGGGCAACACAGTATCGGGACCTCTTTGCTCGGTACTATAAAGGTCAGTCTCAAGTCTTGTATGCATCGAAAGCCTGGAATTGCTTGGCAATCTGCGCGATCGTCGGCCAAGAAAACCTTGGCATTGATGTCGTCAGTGGCGGTGAACTGTACACGGCCCTAGAAGCCGGTTTACCCCCGGAAAAAATTTATCTGCATGGCAACAACAAATCTAAAGAAGAGTTACAAATTGCCGTTGCCAGTCGCTGTACCGTCGTTGCTGATAACTGGCAAGACTTGCATCAATTAGTGGCGATCGCCACAGAAACTGGACAGTCCGCCATCCGGATCATGTTGCGGTTCACCCCGGGGATCGAGTGTCACACCCATGAATATATCCGCACCGGACACCTCGACAGTAAATTTGGCTTTGATCCCGACCAAATCGAAGAAGTCTTTGCCTTTGTCCAACAGCATCCCGTTTTCAACTGCATTGGACTTCATGCCCATATTGGCTCCCAAATTTTTGAACGGCAACCCCATCGGGACCTAGCAGGTGTGATGGTACAGTGGTTAAAACAAGCCTCTGCCTACCAACTCCCGGTGACTGAACTGAATGTCGGAGGCGGATTAGGCATTCGTTATACGGAATCCGACGACCCACCGAGTATTGAGGAATGGGTCAAAGGCGTCAGCGAAGCCATTACCGAAGCCTGCGAGTCCCAACAAGTGGCTTTACCGAAATTGCTCTGTGAACCCGGGCGATCGCTGATTGGGCCCGCTTGCGTCACCGCCTACACCGTAGGCGCACAAAAACAGGTCCCTGGAATCCGCACCTATCTTTCCGTCGATGGCGGGATGTCCGATAACCCCCGTCCAATTACCTATCAATCCGTTTATCGAGCCGTTGTTGCCAATCGGATGTCCGCACCTCTGACGGAAACTGTTACCATAGCCGGTAAGCATTGCGAATCGGGGGACATCGTAATTCATCAAGCCAGTCTGCCTAAAACGGAAAGCGGCGATATTCTAGTCGTCATGACCACAGGTGCTTACAATTACAGCATGGCCTCGAATTATAATCGGGTGCCCAGACCCGCTGCCGTATTAGTCAAAGATGGCATTGCGAATATCATCCTGGCCCGGGAAACTTACGAAGATTTAATTCGACAAGATCGCCTACCTGAAAGACTCGCTCATCTGAGTTAA